The following proteins are encoded in a genomic region of Streptococcus constellatus subsp. constellatus:
- a CDS encoding HAD family hydrolase yields MCLFSSSPNELSQQDFSILVGKSYTALYRCIKQLSQTSLSLETIDHQLDKFAAEKYQEVNYQELFQKAIVQILLYARKNHIKVALVSSFRYQHIIEVLTSCGIKEYFDLIVSGEDFAESKPNPAIYQVILEKLDINVGNAVAIENSFCGIAAAKSAGLKIIAYEEKRMPVDQSQADMVAKDMIEIFSILQTLKESE; encoded by the coding sequence GTGTGCTTGTTTAGTTCAAGTCCAAATGAGTTGTCTCAGCAAGATTTTTCGATTTTAGTTGGAAAATCTTATACGGCTCTTTATCGTTGTATTAAACAGCTCAGCCAGACAAGTTTATCTTTGGAAACAATCGATCATCAACTAGACAAGTTTGCAGCAGAAAAATATCAAGAGGTAAACTACCAAGAATTGTTTCAGAAAGCTATCGTGCAGATTCTCTTATATGCTAGGAAAAATCATATAAAAGTAGCACTTGTATCGTCTTTTAGATATCAACATATTATAGAAGTTCTGACTTCTTGTGGAATTAAAGAATATTTTGACTTGATTGTCAGTGGTGAAGATTTTGCGGAAAGCAAGCCTAATCCAGCGATTTATCAAGTTATTTTAGAAAAATTGGATATAAATGTGGGAAATGCTGTAGCTATTGAGAATTCTTTTTGTGGTATTGCTGCTGCTAAGAGTGCAGGGTTAAAGATTATTGCTTATGAAGAAAAGAGGATGCCTGTTGACCAGAGTCAAGCTGACATGGTCGCAAAAGATATGATTGAGATTTTCTCAATACTACAAACCTTGAAGGAGAGTGAATGA